The region GAAACCTCTGACCAATGAATCCATCAATCATATCTGGGCATGCTGGTTCCCCGACAGCAAGCGATTCCTTTTCTCTGGAAATGCACCCAGCCAGGGGGTTCGGCTCTTTGTTCAGGACATGGCGGGTGGAAAGCCGCAGGGTATCACGCCGGAAGGAATCAACAGTTCTGCCTTCACTCTTTCTCCTGATGGACAGCTCGTGGCAGGGATCGGACCAGACCAGAAGGGCTACCTCTATCCCGTGGCCGGCGGTGAGCCGCGTCCGATATCCGGCCTTGAACCCGGTGAAGAGCCCATCAGTTGGGGGGCAGATGGTCGCTCCTTATTTATCTATCGCCCGGGGGACCTGCCCGCCAAGGTCTACCGGCTAGAGTTGGGCATCGGCCGAAGAACCCTATTGGAGCAACTCATGCCCTCCGATCCCGCCGGGGTGAATCACATCGGCCCCATCGTTTTAACGCCCGACGGAAAGACCTATGTGTACGGTTACCATCGGACCCTCACCGACCTGTACCTTGTCGAAGGATTGAAATGAAAGACAGGGACAGACACCAACTCGCTCCACTCCAGTGAAGATCGGCAGAGATTAGGTGTCTGTCCCTTAAGTCCAGGAATTGAGCCGTCGCTAAAATCGGAGTGCCGCGTACATGCGTTCTTTGCATGTGTGCGAATCACAGGGACAGACACCGGCTCGATCGGCCGCAGTGAAGATCATCGTCGTTTAAGTGCCTGTCCCTCACGTCAATGAAATGCTCCCACAGGGTACGACGCTCGGACCTTATGAAATCCTCTCACCGCTCGGCGCAGGCGGCATGGGCGAGGTGTATCGCGCCCGTGATGTAAGGCTTAATCGCGACGTGGCGATTAAGGTGTTGCCGCCTGAGTTTTCAAACGATGCCGAGCGCATGGCACGTTTCCAGCGGGAAGCGGAACTGCTGGCCTCGCTGAATCATCCCCACATCGCATCAATTTATGGACTCGAGGAAGCGGAGGGGACACGCGCCCTGGTGATGGAGCTGGTGGAAGGACAAACGCTTGAGGACCGCCTCGCGGACCCTGTAGGGGCGCATAGCATGCGCCCCAGCCAGAAAGCAGACATGAAAGAGAGCGGGCGCTGTGCGCCCCTCCCATTAGAAGAGGCATTGCCCATCGCCCGGCAAATCGCGGAGGCCCTTGAATACGCCCATGAGAAAGGCATCATCCACCGCGACCTGAAGCCGGCCAACGTGAAAGTGACGCCGGCCGGGGATGTAAAAATTCTGGATTTTGGTCTGGCAAAGGCGCTGGAAGATTCACCCGTCGCTTCTGACACCTCCAATTCGCCCACGTTTACGTTGGGAGGGACAAAGTCAGGCGTCATCCTGGGCACTGCAGCGTACATGAGTCCGGAGCAGGCACGGGGGAAGTCCGTCGATCGACGGACCGATGTTTGGGGCTTCGGGGCCGTTCTGTATGAACTCCTCACTGGACATCAAGCCTTCCACGGTGAGACCGCCTCGGACACACTGGCGGCGGTGATCAAGGATGAACCCGGCTGGATTCTTCTGCCCGCAAACATCCCATCCGCGATTGAAAAACTACTGCGGCGCTGTCTCGAAAAAGATCCCAAGCGACGCCTGCAAGCCATCGGCGAAGCACGCATCGTTATTGGAGATGTCCTCGACGGAAAGGCTGAAGATAAAACAGTCATTCCCCCCGTTCCACACCCGATCTCTTCCTCGCGTCGCTTTCCCATTCGCTTGACCGCTGCGGTATTCGTGTTCGCCCTGGCCGCAGTTCTATGGTGGCAGAATTCGCGACCTTCCCTGGATCAAAAGTGGACAGGCGAATTGCTGGGCGGATCTTCTGTCGCCTTCGGACCGCGAATCTCACCGGATGGACAAATACTGGCCTTCCAGGCGATGGTCAACGGTCTGAACCAGGTGGCGGTGATGAAGCCCGATTCGGGGAATTGGACGGTCCTGACCCATGACCGGTCGCGCGGTCAGATTTTGGAAATGAGTTGGTCGCCGGATGGGACAAGGATTTACTTCGACCGTTACCTGGACGTTCCAACCGGAATCTACAGCGTCCCGGTGTTGGGGGGAGAAGAGCGTCCGGTTCTGGAAGATTCGATGTACCCGGAGAGCCTGCACGACGGAAGCTTCCTGGTCGTCCGGCTCAACGCGGAACGTCTTCTTCAACTCCACCGGTTCTGGCCCGACACAGGACGCCTTCAACCCTTGGGAGCCATTTGGATCCCGGATCAAGGGACGCCACTGGTGCGCGTGTTTCCCGACGGTAAGGAGGCAGTATTTTATGGAAGACTCCTCGAAGGCCCGCCCGAGGGAGCTAATTCCTTGTACGTAATCGATCTGCATTCGGGACGCACTCGCCATTTGGCTTCCATTACTCCGATTAACCAGGGGGCTCTTCCCGGTGGCATGGCTGTTACGCCGGATGGACGCTCCGTTCTTGTCAATCTGTCTTCGGGAAATCTAAGTACCATTGTCTCGGTCCCCCGGGATGGGTCCAGCTCCCAAAAAACGCTGCTTACGCTGACGATGCTGACGGGCTTCATGGACGTGGGTTCCGACGGCAGCCTTTACTTGGACCAGATAGATCGTGTGGGGGAAGTGCTTCGCTATCCCTCTTCCGGGGGAGTTCCCGAGAAGGTCGCGACGGTTGTCGGCTCCTCGGGTGATGGCCGGGGAGCCCTCGTCCTTCCCGATGGCCGCGTTCTGGTCCCTTCTCGCCTTGCCGGGCGGGACCGGCTTCTCCTTGTCGCTCCCGGCAAGGATCCTGTGCCCATGTTTGACGCGGTGGAGGATACAGCCTCTCCCGCCACCCTGCTCGGGGAAAGTGAGATAGCATTTCTTGCGGGTCGGCCGCCGAATCAGACCATTGCGGTCGCGTCGCTGAGTGGGGGCCGGATTCTTCGCCGGCTCCAGGGGTCCCAAGGTGCCGACATTCAAAGCCTGACGGCATTTCCTGATGGCAGAACGCTCTACTATGCCGCCAATGGAAATGTATGGGCGATCCCCGCAGTTGATGGAGAGCCACGAAAGATTCACCCCGGCGATGGGGTTGCAGTCGATCGCGGCAAACAGGATTTGATCATCCAGCTCTTTGAAATGAATGGCGCCCGTCTGGTGCGGGTTCCTCTCTCGGGCGGGCCGGATATTCCCATTCCGTACAAAAGTGAAATGCGCCTCGCCCTTTTTCCACTGGCGGGCGATGCGGTTCGGAAGGACGGGCGGATCCTCGTGCAGGTGACGACAAAGGATTCCTGGTTCTGGAAACCGGCGGTGCTCGATCCCTCCACAGGGAAACTGGAGATGGTCCCTTTGAACTATGAGGGCGATGCCCTGATGCCCGCTTGGACGAGCGATGACCGCATCCTTAGCATCGGCATCCCGCTGCGGTCTACCATCTGGCGTTTTCGACAGGCGGCTGGAAGCGGAAGCGTGAAGCCGTGACTCACACCAAGGCTAACGATGAAGCCCGGCGCCACACATGTTGCGTTCTCCGCGATTCTGCGGTGAAGATTCACGGAGCCTCATGGCCTAATCTCTGCAATTCCTGGTTTTGAATTTTTTTCGAACTTGGGGGAAAATCACAACATGTCCATTGCCGCAGGCGCCAAAATTGGTCCCTACGAGATCCTTTCCATCCTGGGTGCTGGAGGCATGGGGGAGGTTTACCGGGCGCGAGATTCGCGGCTGAATCGAGACGTCGCTATCAAGATTCTGCCCGATTCGTTCTCCAGCGATCCCGATCGCCTCCGCCGTTTTGAAGGAGAAGCCCGGGCCATCGCGGCGCTCAGTCACCCCAACATTGTCGCCATTTTCGATACCGGCTCCTGCGAGAACAGCCCCTACATTGTGTCTGAATTGCTGGAAGGACAAAGTCTGCGTGAACGGATCGCCCATGGCGCGGTTCCTTCCCGAAAGGCCATTGAATACGCCTTGCAGGCCGCCCACGGCCTCGCGGCGGCTCATGAAAAAGGCATCGTTCACCGCGATTTAAAACCCGATAATATATTCCTCACCCGGGATGGGCGGGTAAAAATACTCGACTTCGGGTTGGCGAAACTGACCCGGTCGGAGACGCTTCCGGTCAGCGGGACGCATACCGTCGGGGGAGTCGACAGCGGTGTGACGTCGCCGGGGATGGTTATCGGCACTCTCGGCTATATCTCTCCCGAACAAGTGCGCGGACAGCCTGCCGACCATCGCTCCGATATTTTTTCGTTTGGGGCCATTCTCTATGAAATGCTCTCGGGCCAGCGCGCCTTCAAGCATGACTCCGCCCCCGAAACCCTGACGGCCATTTTGAAAGAGGATCCTCCGGACCTGACGAAACTGGATCAGAAGATCTCTCCCGGGCTGGAGCGGATTGTGCGTCACTGCCTCGAGAAGAACCCGGAAGAACGC is a window of Terriglobia bacterium DNA encoding:
- a CDS encoding protein kinase, with the protein product MPVPHVNEMLPQGTTLGPYEILSPLGAGGMGEVYRARDVRLNRDVAIKVLPPEFSNDAERMARFQREAELLASLNHPHIASIYGLEEAEGTRALVMELVEGQTLEDRLADPVGAHSMRPSQKADMKESGRCAPLPLEEALPIARQIAEALEYAHEKGIIHRDLKPANVKVTPAGDVKILDFGLAKALEDSPVASDTSNSPTFTLGGTKSGVILGTAAYMSPEQARGKSVDRRTDVWGFGAVLYELLTGHQAFHGETASDTLAAVIKDEPGWILLPANIPSAIEKLLRRCLEKDPKRRLQAIGEARIVIGDVLDGKAEDKTVIPPVPHPISSSRRFPIRLTAAVFVFALAAVLWWQNSRPSLDQKWTGELLGGSSVAFGPRISPDGQILAFQAMVNGLNQVAVMKPDSGNWTVLTHDRSRGQILEMSWSPDGTRIYFDRYLDVPTGIYSVPVLGGEERPVLEDSMYPESLHDGSFLVVRLNAERLLQLHRFWPDTGRLQPLGAIWIPDQGTPLVRVFPDGKEAVFYGRLLEGPPEGANSLYVIDLHSGRTRHLASITPINQGALPGGMAVTPDGRSVLVNLSSGNLSTIVSVPRDGSSSQKTLLTLTMLTGFMDVGSDGSLYLDQIDRVGEVLRYPSSGGVPEKVATVVGSSGDGRGALVLPDGRVLVPSRLAGRDRLLLVAPGKDPVPMFDAVEDTASPATLLGESEIAFLAGRPPNQTIAVASLSGGRILRRLQGSQGADIQSLTAFPDGRTLYYAANGNVWAIPAVDGEPRKIHPGDGVAVDRGKQDLIIQLFEMNGARLVRVPLSGGPDIPIPYKSEMRLALFPLAGDAVRKDGRILVQVTTKDSWFWKPAVLDPSTGKLEMVPLNYEGDALMPAWTSDDRILSIGIPLRSTIWRFRQAAGSGSVKP